The nucleotide window AtcacttaaaatttcagtGTTACCATTGCCTTCAGATATAACTGTTAGTCTACTCTAATGAAGGTATTTCTGTTGAATACAATATGAACTGTTATAACAGTATAGCATATGAATTATCTTTTAATTCCTCAAAGTTTTCTAACGAACGGGTTGCGTGAATCACACTGTATACCTAAGTCTACGCTAAAAAAGAAGTTTGCTTATCTAGAGAAAACGCAGTTTGTGATATTTCTTATATCAGTCTAAGAATTTTCTTAAGTAGATAAATATAGATCTATTGTAACGATAATATAGATTATTgccagaaatattaaaaaactggtCCTAAATGGTTTCTCTATAGGCTTTATATTTATCACTTCTACGACACTACTTACTATTCCTATACATTACTTAACCACTTGTTTCTCTCAGAATAAAGTTTAACAAACTTTTTACTAAACTCCTTACCTACTGTAAGATTACGATAAACTGTAAGTACCTACAAAATACGTGATATATGCTTTAAATTCATTCAGTTAATTAGTTTCTCTTTGAACTTTctaataaatagtaaaatatcaaatatacaTACGACGATACAAAATTTAGAGTTGTTTTTACTTAATCTTCGATGgtgaaaaagttaaaatctcttttctaaatttgtttaacaTGAAAGTGAGGGAACGTCCAGTATGTTTTCTATTTATCAACAAGAGTGTGGGTTTCTTAACCGCAGCAGCGCGCACCAAGAACCGCCGATGGCGGCCGCTTCGGTTTGTTCCTACATCAGCGGCCGAACCGCAGCCGCGTCTGCCTGATTTAAGAAGTTAGCCGCGCTAACTTCTTAAATCAAGATCAATGTAAAATCGCTCAAAAAGATAtacctgtataaataattttaaatccaaaGAAAAGGAACAAGTTCATATTCCGTACATAGATAAGTTccatttttcgaaataaatgttctaaaGAGAGTGTCAATATGAGGAAACACCCTGTGCGTACCTTTTAGGTAGGCAGCTATTTGTTTGGATGTTTTTACTATTGCCATCTTTTACAGAGTCGGTTAACATGGAAAagtgttgcaattttttgaggttttttgagaattttataatatataatatggCACTAAACTGTTGTCAGAAACCATCACAGAGTTTATTAGTTgtcttgagaaattttattgagtatAAAAAGGCACTGTGTTTCGAAAGAAGTAATATGACTTCGCGAAATTGCACGCAAGTCATTGGTGGGCACCTAAGGCATTTTAGGGCTGCGCGCTGAGACCTTGACGCATTTATTTTTAGGAGTTTTTGATGCAGGCGATTCCAGATAAGCAACAAATGAACTCATAAACTTTCAACCAACCGTCGCGGAAACCGCCCATTTTCCTCTCGCTACCTGCGTCTGATTCAAATGAATGTTTGCACTCTGCAGTCTCCTCCTCAATTCTCATGAGAAACTACCggttggatttttttaagtgttgaTATACAGCTAACGAAAAGGTTCATTTATACTCCATTTACAGCATATGAGTTTAACCTAATGGGGTCGATATTTAACCAGGTTAATACTACATACAGAGGTGAATCAGAATGTACAGTAGTGGCCATaagtatggaatattttttgaaactttatttAGCTAAAGGGcctttactttttttcttcaattctgGTATATTTAAATTGGGATAGGTCAATTCTACATTTTAAACCATACAGTATTTATAGAATGTTGCTATCAAAAATTTCACcgataaacaaatttttttagatggacaaaagtatggaatatcatagatttaaatttattttgcatttaataTTCAGTATTGAGTGTTACAGTTCGATaaaatttgaagccgaaatggttaaaaaaaatatatctttcgGAAGATCTTCGATCACGAATAGTGAAGATGTCAAATAACGGAGCCAATCAGAAGGACATCGCAAAGACATTTAATGTTAGCCAGGGGTGTGTAtcgaaaattttgaggaaGTTTAGGGTATTCAATGCCGTAAAAAACCATCCGAAAACAGGACGTCCCAGAAAAACAACAGCCCATACAGACCAacgtattaaaattatatcctCCAAAGATCCCGAAAAATCATCGCGCTTAATAAAGGAAGAAATTACAACTAATAGCGGTATTGAAATTAGTGATCGTACTGTGAGGCGTCGTCTATGTGATACTGGATTGTTTGGACGATTGGCAGTGAAGAAAccattaatttccaaaaaaaaccgGAAGGCCAGAattaagtttgcacgctcacATCTGTTTTGGACACCCGAAAAATGGAATACCGTCTTTTTCAGTGACGAAACCAAAATCAAACTGTTTGATTCGGATGGAAAAACTTATGTTCGGCGACCAATGGGGAAGAGATTTAATCCCAAGTACCAAAAGCCCACTGTTAAACATGGCGGTCAGAGTTTAATGGTGTGGGGATCTTTTTCGAGATCTGGAGTTGGCCTGTTAGTCAAAATTGATGGAATAATGGATCggtttttatacaaaaatatcctagaGCAGCATATGCTTCCATTTGCCGAGGAAGAAATGCCACTGGTATGGCggttccaacaggataatgatcCTAAACATTCTTCAAGgttgattaaaaattggtttattgAAAAGCAAATAGATGTTATAGAATGGCCTTCACAATCTCCTGATTTAAATCCCATCGAACATCTGTGGGACCAtttgaaacgaaaaattaGACAAAGACACGTGTCAAATACTGAAGAATTGTGGAGAATCATACAAGAAgaatggaaaaacatttcttcctCAACGTGCCAGAATCTAATTGATACAATGCAGCGTCTATGTAAGGCTGTGTTAGATGCTAAGGGGTATGCCACAAAATATTGAGTTTACTTAAGATGGCAGACTCCATAccatgatataaaaaatattccatacttATGGCCACCACTGTACATGCAAAGTAACACCCTATCGATATgcgattttaattattataattgtaTCCTGAGCTGGTCAGCGAGCTTAGTGACAAAGCACTATTTAATTCCAGTTTAGcaatttcaatacttttgtTTAGAGGATTATTACTCTAGATTTATAGAACAAATTGCataatatgtacatatttgaTATCCAAGTCGACGTGGTAACCTACTATCCATCGCAGACCGTGCTTTGTTATATTTGCTAATAAGAGAACGAACACCACCTCTGGAGGATTTAGATGGTACCATTTGGCTTGTAAAATGGCGAGTCGCTTTCTTTGTCTGAAAATTGCTCATTTTCATCCGCATTGTATACCACgtaaatcattaatttttatcaataaacttTAGCTATAGTAGGACGGTTGTTTTGCCCGAACCAGTAGCTGCGAGCTCAGGTTGGTCCGAACGAGATCATCCAGTCCATAATTATCTTACCAGCCATTTTCTGAAGTCCCCCCACTTTAGCTCTACGAGAAGAATCATACAAGCTTTCGTCTCGTCAAACCGATAGCCCACAACAcaacatatatatttttgtatgcTTTAAACCAGATCAACATTTGAGcaatacaaaaaaactatttttactaataaatgGTAAATATCAAATAGCACCGCATGCTATTTTTGAAGCATCAAAATAACCAATTAGTTCGATATTTTTAGCCTCAGCAAATTGCAAATATCTAGGGAGGATTCATAGgtaacatacatatgtatgtacttGATAACTGATGTCTGAACTGTTTTCCACCCATGCATTAATTATCGTCAGCATTAATTTAGAAGGACATATTTCATTGCATTTAATCTTTCTTAAAGACTGAAGTTGTTGAAGGAATACATTTGCTTTTACCAATAAACGGCTTTTAAGTCTCCCAGGATCGTAAAATTTGGACGTAAAGCTTCTCATTTgtcgttttattttattacttctatAAAATCGTAATAAAGGCTCTTTTTAAGTATCTACTTGCAAAAGTCCTTAATTGACAATTAGTTTTAAGTGAAAGTTATACTTGCATTTTAACGCTTTTTTTGCGCTTTAAGGTATAATAAAAAGGGTACAGCTCCAACATGATCAAACACGAAATCTGATTCACTGTAAAACAGTATTATCTTCATAACTTCTACTTTTTCTCGCTCTACAACGTTGTAcagttttcagatttttccacaaatattttgcgattttttcaaCTTGACTCAGCATTCAAAGACGCACATTCGCTGCAATTTGCCCGAATTGCtcttttaccgttttcaaaatttccatacCAAGAATTTGTGACCCtttatatattgaaaatttcaatgttccctattgaaaactttaataaaaatttttatattaagtcttcaaaaatttaaatgtttttcctatttaaactTCGCAACTTTTCCAGtctaaaaaaatagcaatagtAGGGCAACCACTCAATtgcgacaccctgtataccataaaaaattaagaaccCCATTTAGGCCGAGTTGCTGAATCATGGCTTAATGCAATGACCCCAGTCCGATTCACGAGAAACACATTATACACGGTTCTGCCGAACCTGACCGTATATATACAGGTATCAACAGTTCAAGTCGGAACATAAGAATTGTGCAcgtgggagaaggaccgcataaggtttaatatgccttcGATAAAAATCAAGGAAATGAATTCATCGGCTGAAGTGGGCGGAGTTAGTTCAGTTACCAGATCTCTCAtcttttcagaatttttactgatataAGTTCTAGTAATGGTTTAAATTAGTTccgaatttttattaatttataaatgattGTATATTTCCTTAGTATAGCATAACTTAGTTATATCATTAATGAATGTGATGATCTGAATTCGCcgatatttgtttttaatgttttggtGGGTCGAAGACTAAGCCGTCAACACTGGTAGTGGTCGCGAGAcgaaataaactgatattgaAAACTCAATGAATTGACCAGTGCTGGTAAAATATGTatggaattttgattttaacgCACACACTTAttgtgttttcattttttattttttcatttatttgcaTTGATGCTTTTTGCTctgggattttttaaaaattccatcaCCGCGAAAACAACGACATCTATACTAATCTAAATATCGAATTAGAGATACCGAGCGGACTGGCTCCACCCACTTCGTTGTTGGTCTTTCTTGTGGGCATAGTAAACCTTGTGCAGTTCTTCCCCCACTTACACAATACCTATGTTCCAACTTAAACTGGTGATACCTGGATACGAATTTGTAAAGCAGTGCTATACAACGCGGAACTAACCTGAAACGATGACCCAACAAGTCGGCAATGTTTTATCAACAAAATCGGAACTATTTATATGTAAGCATCATAACAATTCCCATCAAAGACATACCTTTCAGTCTTCCAGTTAAAGAACGACTATATTAGCAATCAAGGACGGACCAGATAGAGTTAAGATgggattaattattttgtgctacaataattgaaatacTCAGTATTGCTTTTTGTACTcaaatgaaagaaattaaCACGTCATGAAAAAGCAATAAAGAAGCAGTGTCTCGTCGATCATCGATACCGCCCTTTACTGATTTTCCAGCAAAGGCTCGGCTGCTGTAATTTCATCCAGCCGTAAACTACCTGGAAAAGACCGATCTTTTTCTGGCAAGGAGGATTTCCTGCTAATGTTGGAAATACTGCTGACATCTAGACTAAGAGCCATGCGTTCTGGCTTCACCTTAGGTTTTATGGGCTGTTCGAAACTACGTGAGATTTTCGGTTTCCGGGGCTGCCTCTTGATGTATTCCAGGGGTATGAAATCCCCTCCGTCGTCGGATTTATTATCTGATGGCAGGGCTATACTGATGGTTGGGTGGGGGTAGCttaatgaacaaaaaaaaaattatcttttagacattaataaacataaactcTTGACCCTGGAAAGTCGACGATCACGCGACAAGCAGAATTCCTAATGTTGTATGTACCGAGGTGTTAAAACTACAGTTGTCTTGAAAAGAAGTGCCATGAGTAATTCAGCGgacataataatattttcaagagTTCACAGTATCGATGACCACTATCTAAAAACCGCACGAATCTTAAATGCACGAACAATGCGATAACGTGGTAGCAATcgtaaaacgaaaaatattatagattttgcctttaattatttaacgaTTTGAAGTTAAATCGGTTATAAATTCtattcaaaatgaataatttgtaAACTAGAGAAAGCTTACAAGTAAACCGGAAGGCAGCGAAGTCCTTGGAAAAGCAAGAAAAGTTAACTTAATTATGACTTGTTTATGCACTGAAGTTTGGCGTTAAAAGGTAAACAACAATGGCTTCTTATACCGGAATAATTAAGAGagtttttagttaatttgCGGAAAATACGGGTGTTTAGCAGTACATAAAATATAGTATTGTAATCCCATATAATAAGGATCATCCACTCAAAAGAACTGCGTCACGAGCGAGATGAGTTCCCTTTTGGGGATGATAGATAGCCTTCATTATATATTCCTTCGATAATATATCCAATAAACCCTTTTCCTTCTAAGCCTGATAAACGTTTAACATTTATCAGACGTTGAATGTAATAATCCGCATAATTTTTGGTCTCAACCATTCATTAAATcatgctatttttttttaatcattatgGTACTCGGTCAACTTTTGTCACGTGATCGTCATTTTAGTGGATCAGATTTTAAGTGTACCTTCCGCATGATCTTCGTTCATTAGTGACCGTCATGGAAGGGGTCCTCCAAACAGCAGAGCTTTCAAAACTGTTACAATTTCTATGAGTGGTGGAGGAGGTTCTTTCCATAACAAAGCACGAAGATCGCCTACCCTTAGGAAACTGAGGCCTTTCGATACTGACAGATGGACGGCGACGTGAAGATATGAAAATTGGTCGTTCACTTGGTCTCTCGATAGTAATCAGGGAAGGTCTACGATCTCGGGAAACGAAAGGCGTTAAAGACCCTGAGAACAAACTTATTCTAATATTGTTTTGTAAACAACCTGTTTATTACCAGTCAGTGAGCTTGATAATCGGCGGTTATCCATTACACCGATATAATGGATATCAGCAGCAGACTTCGCTCGACGGGGAGACTTATTTAACATCAATGAACTACCCACAAAAACAGAGCTTCTCCTAGGCCTTTTAATGATAGGAGAAGGCAAGATGGATAAAGGGTCTGTTAAAGCATTTACATTGTACTTGCTAAATGACATTCgttgctaaaaaaattataacactGAACAAAGTTTCCTACGGATTTATGTTAGTGACATACTGTAGCAACTTTTTGAATCCTGGGTAAACTATTACTCAGAGGGGGGTTTACGGTAGAGGAGCCCGAAGGACAGGACGGACGATGAGGCTCCtgattattgaattttggcTGATACGGCTCCAGCATGCGGATTTTGCCCCATCGATTGAAAAACAGCGCGATCGCTCCCACCCAAAGTAGTAAAACTAGAGTCACTAACACGATTTCTTCTACTTCTACCTTAGCTAATTGGTTCTCTGAAATgaggaaattgttttaatagcTACAAGATCACTTACAGAATTACTTTTATTCATCTAAAATTATGGCGAGTTATAGCGTGCTCTCAGCGGAATTATAAAATACAAACCTATAACATTGGACTGGTCCCTAGGTGCCAATAACGAGGGCTTAGGGGCACTTTTGTCATTGCGAGGCGGTGGGGCGATGGACGCGACGTGAATTTCCACTTCCATGCCATCGAAACCGCTGTAACCACTGTGCCAGTCTGAAATAACCACTGGACAAATGATAAGgatattgcaaaaatttctcaaaacttCTGCTGAGGCTATTCCACTGTACCTCCCTGTAtctacatatatgtatgtatgtaagGTGTCCCAGAAAAACATAGGAAAAAACTTAATCCAGAGGCAAACTCGTCAGAGTGGGTAGGTCACGATATTCACCGAGATGAAGTTGTACACAACAAAAGAGGACAGCGTTGCTTTTAATCCCTGAACAGTTTAATTAAGTTTCAGGattaaaactagttttaatatttaaggatttctGCGGATTTTGAAGCAGTGTTTAGAAATTTCGCCTGACCTCAGAAggcttaaataaattttctaatcaTTTTGGAAAGATATTCTTCAGTTTTTCCAAGCAGTTATTTGAGGTTTCTTGAGACCTTCAA belongs to Euwallacea similis isolate ESF13 chromosome 7, ESF131.1, whole genome shotgun sequence and includes:
- the LOC136409865 gene encoding uncharacterized protein isoform X4, with translation MEVEIHVASIAPPPRNDKSAPKPSLLAPRDQSNVIENQLAKVEVEEIVLVTLVLLLWVGAIALFFNRWGKIRMLEPYQPKFNNQEPHRPSCPSGSSTVNPPLSNSLPRIQKVATQRMSFSKYNVNALTDPLSILPSPIIKRPRRSSVFVGSSLMLNKSPRRAKSAADIHYIGVMDNRRLSSSLTGSLTPFVSRDRRPSLITIERPSERPIFISSRRRPSVSIERPQFPKGRRSSCFVMERTSSTTHRNCNSFESSAVWRTPSMTVTNERRSCGSYPHPTISIALPSDNKSDDGGDFIPLEYIKRQPRKPKISRSFEQPIKPKVKPERMALSLDVSSISNISRKSSLPEKDRSFPGSLRLDEITAAEPLLENQ
- the LOC136409865 gene encoding uncharacterized protein isoform X2 — encoded protein: MSYKRSVLSLSLFLPDHSTLGKRKIKGLHLNQQQSRTTVSPSSPTTTKKTAPGYVNADWHSGYSGFDGMEVEIHVASIAPPPRNDKSAPKPSLLAPRDQSNVIENQLAKVEVEEIVLVTLVLLLWVGAIALFFNRWGKIRMLEPYQPKFNNQEPHRPSCPSGSSTVNPPLSNSLPRIQKVATQRMSFSKYNVNALTDPLSILPSPIIKRPRRSSVFVGSSLMLNKSPRRAKSAADIHYIGVMDNRRLSSSLTGSLTPFVSRDRRPSLITIERPSERPIFISSRRRPSVSIERPQFPKGRRSSCFVMERTSSTTHRNCNSFESSAVWRTPSMTVTNERRSCGSYPHPTISIALPSDNKSDDGGDFIPLEYIKRQPRKPKISRSFEQPIKPKVKPERMALSLDVSSISNISRKSSLPEKDRSFPGSLRLDEITAAEPLLENQ
- the LOC136409865 gene encoding uncharacterized protein isoform X1; amino-acid sequence: MSYKRSVLSLSLFLPDHSTLGKRKIKGLHLNQQQSRTTVSPSSPTTTKKTAPGYVNAGITSYWHSGYSGFDGMEVEIHVASIAPPPRNDKSAPKPSLLAPRDQSNVIENQLAKVEVEEIVLVTLVLLLWVGAIALFFNRWGKIRMLEPYQPKFNNQEPHRPSCPSGSSTVNPPLSNSLPRIQKVATQRMSFSKYNVNALTDPLSILPSPIIKRPRRSSVFVGSSLMLNKSPRRAKSAADIHYIGVMDNRRLSSSLTGSLTPFVSRDRRPSLITIERPSERPIFISSRRRPSVSIERPQFPKGRRSSCFVMERTSSTTHRNCNSFESSAVWRTPSMTVTNERRSCGSYPHPTISIALPSDNKSDDGGDFIPLEYIKRQPRKPKISRSFEQPIKPKVKPERMALSLDVSSISNISRKSSLPEKDRSFPGSLRLDEITAAEPLLENQ
- the LOC136409865 gene encoding uncharacterized protein isoform X3, with the translated sequence MSYKRSVLSLSLFLPDHSTLGKRKIKGLHLNQQQSRTTVSPSSPTTTKKTAPGYVNAGITSYWHSGYSGFDGMEVEIHVASIAPPPRNDKSAPKPSLLAPRDQSNVIENQLAKVEVEEIVLVTLVLLLWVGAIALFFNRWGKIRMLEPYQPKFNNQEPHRPSCPSGSSTVNPPLSNSLPRIQKVATQRMSFSKYNVNALTDPLSILPSPIIKRPRRSSVFVGSSLMLNKSPRRAKSAADIHYIGVMDNRRLSSSLTGSLTPFVSRDRRPSLITIERPSERPIFISSRRRPSVSIERPQFPKGRRSSCFVMERTSSTTHRNCNSFESSAVWRTPSMTVTNERRSCGSIALPSDNKSDDGGDFIPLEYIKRQPRKPKISRSFEQPIKPKVKPERMALSLDVSSISNISRKSSLPEKDRSFPGSLRLDEITAAEPLLENQ